The following proteins are encoded in a genomic region of Herminiimonas arsenicoxydans:
- a CDS encoding Putative RNA polymerase sigma factor (Evidence 3 : Function proposed based on presence of conserved amino acid motif, structural feature or limited homology; Product type pe : putative enzyme), translating to MQDERDRLIACIPRLRRYARALIGERTGADDLVQDTMERGWKKLSSWQRGSDMRAWLFGIMHNLHIDQVRRPGIMTEVLDDDTPLPTSKATQADGLEMRDLQSALATLPPEQREILLLVALEEMSYEEVATTLGLPLGTVMSRLSRARQKLRAHMEGRTVVLPLKVVK from the coding sequence GTTACGCCCGTGCGCTGATCGGTGAGCGCACGGGCGCCGACGATCTGGTGCAGGACACGATGGAGCGCGGCTGGAAAAAGCTGTCGTCATGGCAGCGCGGCAGCGATATGCGCGCGTGGCTGTTCGGCATCATGCACAACCTGCATATCGATCAGGTGCGTCGCCCGGGCATCATGACGGAAGTACTGGATGACGACACGCCGCTGCCGACGAGCAAGGCGACGCAAGCCGATGGTCTGGAAATGCGCGATCTGCAATCCGCACTGGCGACCTTGCCGCCCGAGCAGCGGGAAATCCTGTTGCTGGTGGCGCTGGAAGAAATGTCTTATGAAGAAGTGGCGACAACACTCGGTTTGCCTCTGGGTACAGTGATGTCGCGTCTGTCGCGCGCGCGGCAAAAATTGCGCGCACATATGGAAGGGCGAACTGTCGTGTTGCCATTAAAGGTAGTCAAATAA